The Nitrospira sp. KM1 genome includes a window with the following:
- the mgtE gene encoding magnesium transporter yields MVMQPTEKPQEVRAAEPRPRAGDKDLLRETIREQADKGQTKSDIVLLSVQRLLRRGAITNLAKMLGRMHPADVARVINHLSSPKEKREVFELVRGDSKRGQVLSELDIDSITQVLADLLQSDIAWLIKDLGPDDVAYILGVLPEERAKEILSLMRTEDSTEIADILKYPKDTAGAIMTTEFFSLSEDATAQDAIRRLQEATDAEMVFYIYVTDRDEHLVGVLSLRQLLTVPPATPLKNIATRDVISVSVDMDQEEVARQVASYNLLAIPVVDKEGVLVGIITVDDVVDVIREEATEDMMKMAGAVEQEAASRSSSLAAAKVRLPWLFTNLVGSLLSGAILWEFRYTIQEVVAIVSFIPVIAAMGGNVGLQSSTLIIRGLATGLVEVNDVRAVFLREVKIGLLMGIACGMILSLVGWIWHQGFLGVVVGVSLITAFLVSTSMATFMPIFLKRMGVDPAVAAGPFVTTANDITGITIYLSLSTLFMQYLR; encoded by the coding sequence ATGGTGATGCAGCCCACTGAAAAGCCGCAAGAGGTCCGCGCCGCCGAGCCGCGTCCGCGTGCCGGAGATAAAGATCTCCTGCGTGAGACGATTCGGGAGCAGGCCGACAAAGGGCAGACGAAATCGGACATCGTCCTCCTTTCGGTCCAGCGACTCCTGCGCCGGGGCGCCATTACCAACCTGGCCAAGATGTTGGGGCGGATGCATCCCGCTGATGTCGCCAGAGTGATCAACCACCTGTCGTCCCCAAAGGAAAAACGAGAGGTATTTGAGCTGGTCCGGGGCGATTCGAAACGCGGGCAGGTTTTGAGCGAACTCGACATCGATAGCATCACCCAGGTGCTGGCAGACCTTCTGCAGTCGGATATCGCATGGCTCATCAAAGATCTGGGTCCCGACGACGTCGCGTACATCCTTGGCGTATTGCCGGAAGAGCGGGCAAAAGAAATCCTGTCGCTCATGCGGACCGAGGATTCGACCGAGATTGCCGACATCCTGAAGTATCCAAAGGATACGGCAGGGGCCATCATGACAACGGAGTTTTTCTCGTTGTCGGAGGATGCAACGGCTCAAGATGCGATCCGACGCCTTCAAGAGGCCACGGATGCCGAAATGGTGTTCTACATCTACGTCACCGATCGGGACGAGCATCTTGTCGGAGTCTTGTCATTGCGGCAACTTCTGACCGTGCCGCCCGCCACACCGCTGAAAAATATTGCCACACGGGACGTGATCAGCGTGTCGGTGGACATGGATCAAGAGGAAGTGGCCAGACAGGTGGCGAGCTATAATCTGCTGGCTATCCCGGTGGTCGATAAGGAAGGGGTGCTGGTGGGGATCATTACGGTCGATGACGTGGTTGACGTCATCCGCGAGGAAGCCACGGAAGACATGATGAAGATGGCCGGAGCGGTGGAACAGGAGGCCGCGTCGAGGTCCTCCAGCCTTGCGGCAGCCAAGGTTCGACTGCCCTGGCTGTTTACCAATCTCGTTGGAAGTCTTCTGTCCGGGGCCATCCTGTGGGAGTTTCGCTATACCATTCAAGAAGTGGTGGCGATCGTGAGCTTTATTCCTGTCATCGCCGCCATGGGTGGAAATGTAGGTCTGCAGTCTTCTACCCTCATCATTCGAGGGTTAGCGACCGGATTAGTCGAGGTGAACGACGTCCGGGCCGTGTTCCTTCGTGAGGTGAAAATCGGTCTGTTGATGGGGATTGCGTGCGGCATGATTTTATCGTTAGTGGGGTGGATCTGGCATCAGGGATTTCTCGGGGTGGTCGTGGGAGTGTCACTCATTACCGCATTTCTGGTTTCGACGAGTATGGCCACGTTTATGCCCATTTTCCTCAAACGCATGGGAGTCGATCCTGCCGTTGCGGCCGGACCGTTTGTGACGACGGCCAACGACATCACGGGCATCACCATCTATCTCAGCCTATCGACACTGTTCATGCAGTACCTCCGATAA
- the era gene encoding GTPase Era, whose amino-acid sequence MKFGTVALIGRSNVGKSTLLNRLLREKIAIVSEKPQTTRTRILGVIHGPDAQIAVLDTPGIHKPEHLLNRRMVRTTVETLEGADLLFVLMEAAHLPGPGDLMVLDHVKAAIQKHARPVILVLNKIDLVNKMKLLPVIETYAKLYAWTEVVPVSAETGDNIARLVTVTMSHLPEGDAVYDEETITDQSMRTLAAEMVREKLLRQTHEEIPYSIAVEIDQFVEEGSLARISASILVERESHKAIVIGKHGERLKSVGMEARLDMERVFGMKVFLQLWVKVREAWREDEHALIELGY is encoded by the coding sequence ATGAAATTCGGCACTGTCGCATTGATCGGACGATCGAACGTGGGAAAGTCCACGTTACTCAATCGGCTCCTTCGGGAAAAGATTGCCATTGTTTCTGAAAAGCCTCAGACGACTCGGACCAGGATCCTGGGGGTCATCCATGGGCCCGACGCCCAAATTGCGGTACTGGATACTCCCGGAATCCATAAGCCGGAACACCTGCTCAATCGACGCATGGTCCGGACGACCGTGGAAACTCTCGAAGGAGCGGATCTCTTGTTTGTGTTGATGGAAGCCGCACATTTGCCGGGGCCCGGTGATCTCATGGTGCTCGACCATGTGAAGGCGGCCATTCAGAAACATGCTCGCCCGGTCATCCTGGTCTTGAACAAGATCGATCTTGTGAACAAGATGAAGCTATTGCCGGTGATTGAAACCTACGCCAAACTGTATGCATGGACTGAAGTCGTTCCGGTGTCGGCGGAGACCGGAGATAATATTGCGCGATTGGTCACGGTGACCATGTCGCATCTGCCGGAAGGCGATGCGGTGTATGATGAGGAGACGATTACCGATCAGTCGATGCGCACGCTGGCCGCAGAAATGGTTCGAGAAAAACTTCTGCGTCAGACGCATGAGGAAATTCCTTACTCTATCGCCGTAGAGATCGACCAGTTTGTGGAAGAGGGGTCGCTGGCGCGGATCAGTGCATCGATCCTTGTCGAACGGGAGTCGCATAAAGCGATCGTCATTGGTAAGCATGGAGAACGATTGAAATCCGTTGGTATGGAAGCTCGCCTCGATATGGAACGGGTCTTCGGAATGAAAGTGTTTCTCCAGCTCTGGGTCAAAGTCCGGGAGGCGTGGCGTGAGGACGAGCACGCCTTGATCGAATTGGGATATTGA
- a CDS encoding septum formation initiator family protein — protein MIIKQNRGKEWLHWQRRLVTWSHYAGAGVCLLLLLALCFGEMGVPRFVSMREHASQLESEILDLERSTRLLKADIERLERDPLRIEQLAREQLGYVRKGETVYQLVPDDRPDRTRP, from the coding sequence ATGATTATCAAACAAAATCGTGGGAAGGAATGGCTGCACTGGCAGCGGCGTCTTGTGACATGGTCACACTATGCCGGCGCCGGAGTGTGTCTTCTTCTGCTCCTTGCATTGTGCTTCGGGGAAATGGGCGTGCCGCGGTTTGTCTCAATGCGCGAGCACGCGAGCCAGTTGGAATCGGAGATCCTGGACCTGGAACGGTCCACGCGTTTGTTGAAAGCGGATATCGAGCGTCTCGAGCGCGATCCGCTAAGGATCGAGCAGTTGGCCCGGGAACAGCTCGGTTACGTTCGCAAGGGGGAGACGGTCTACCAATTGGTTCCGGACGATCGGCCGGACCGGACAAGACCGTGA